In one window of Syngnathus typhle isolate RoL2023-S1 ecotype Sweden linkage group LG7, RoL_Styp_1.0, whole genome shotgun sequence DNA:
- the cdkn1cb gene encoding cyclin-dependent kinase inhibitor 1B gives MGDMSHAQLSSIAMERLVARRTFPFHKRTGVCRNLFGPVDHDELSREMSVKLREISERDRQRWNFNFEANTPLDGDYEWVEVSSDSAPAFYQSSSVQLDVPATPVKLHPDALERLAAPEGSDGASVELNQENRADKLNSRRLAHRMAPCGGRKRPSAPADNNTHITDFFVKRRRAAERKCVEMSHHAKSPIPLEQTPRKRIR, from the exons ATGGGGGACATGTCTCACGCCCAGTTATCGAGCATCGCCATGGAGAGGCTGGTGGCCAGGAGGACCTTCCCCTTCCACAAGCGCACCGGCGTATGTCGGAACCTCTTCGGACCGGTGGACCACGACGAGCTAAGCCGGGAGATGAGCGTCAAACTGCGGGAGATTTCCGAGCGCGACCGGCAACGGTGGAACTTTAATTTTGAGGCAAACACCCCACTGGATGGAGACTACGAGTGGGTGGAGGTCTCTTCGGATAGCGCCCCGGCGTTCTATCAAAGCTCGTCAGTGCAGCTCGACGTGCCCGCTACGCCCGTCAAGCTGCACCCGGACGCATTGGAACGTCTGGCCGCGCCCGAGGGTAGCGACGGCGCGTCGGTGGAGCTCAACCAGGAGAACCGCGCAGACAAGCTCAACTCCCGGAGGCTGGCCCACAGAATGGCCCCTTGTGGCGGACGGAAGAGGCCGTCGGCCCCCGCGGATAACAACACGCACATCACAG ATTTCTTCGTGAAGCGAAGGAGGGCCGCGGAGAGAAAGTGTGTGGAGATGAGCCATCACGCCAAGTCTCCCATTCCCTTGGAGCAAACCCCCAGGAAGAGGATCCGCTGA